The following coding sequences are from one Brooklawnia cerclae window:
- a CDS encoding C40 family peptidase: protein MIGKPYVWGAESPSVGFDCSGLVYWALRQIGVSIPRVSADQIDACQAISVSTGMSTRGALLYKPGHVGISEGNGASLEARQPGTNVKIYNPSGLSWTRAGLIPGLSYGGSGGTLTVDGYWGSGTTLRFQQVLGTTADGVVSSQNITWKSQNPGLTTGWNWVSAGSASGSALITKIQKKVGASADGLIGPNTIKKIQQYLGTTADGTFSAPSNAIKEIQRRLNTGTF, encoded by the coding sequence ATGATCGGCAAACCCTACGTTTGGGGAGCGGAAAGCCCGAGCGTGGGCTTCGACTGCTCCGGTCTGGTCTATTGGGCGTTGCGCCAGATCGGCGTCTCGATTCCGCGTGTGTCCGCCGACCAGATCGACGCATGCCAGGCCATCAGCGTGAGCACGGGCATGTCGACCCGGGGCGCGCTGCTCTACAAGCCTGGGCACGTCGGGATCTCCGAAGGAAACGGGGCGTCGCTCGAGGCACGTCAGCCCGGCACCAACGTCAAGATCTACAACCCCAGCGGGCTGTCATGGACTCGGGCCGGCCTGATCCCTGGGCTCAGCTACGGCGGAAGCGGAGGGACGCTGACGGTCGACGGTTACTGGGGCAGCGGGACCACCCTGAGATTCCAGCAGGTCCTCGGAACCACAGCCGACGGCGTCGTCTCGAGCCAGAACATCACCTGGAAATCCCAGAACCCAGGACTCACCACCGGATGGAACTGGGTTTCCGCCGGCTCGGCCTCGGGATCGGCGCTCATCACCAAGATCCAGAAGAAGGTCGGTGCGAGCGCGGACGGGCTGATCGGGCCGAACACCATCAAGAAGATCCAGCAGTACCTGGGAACCACTGCGGACGGCACGTTCTCCGCCCCGTCCAACGCGATCAAGGAGATCCAGCGCCGCCTGAACACGGGCACGTTCTGA
- a CDS encoding DEAD/DEAH box helicase family protein: MSSSALEHLSPAFPQRAAWGTASSLRAWQAQALEQYERDQPRDFLCVATPGAGKTTFALRVASNLLRTRVVQRIIVVTPTEHLKVQWADAAARVGIQLDPGTGSSSRRGRSREYDGSAVTYAGVAVRSYVYETLCGSKDVLVIFDEVHHAGDSKSWGEAISYAFTNATRRLSLTGTPFRSDDNPIPFVAYDEIAPGVKQSRPDYAYGYAEALADHVVRPVLFMNYGGAMRWRTKSGDELEADLGVPMTKDLTASAWRTALSPTGEWVSAVLRAADRRLTQVRRTIPDAGGLVIATNQTTARAYAKLLDQITGARPCVVLSDDAKASARIDAFSASEDRWMIAVRMVSEGVDVPRLAVGVYATATATPLFFSQAVGRFVRSRRRGEIATVFLPTVPILLAHAATIEKQRDHVLGKPKNDEGDIWAETEALIEQANRKESASDDLLGEFEAIESHATFDHVLYDSQAFGMFAEPSSADEADYLGLPGLLEPNQVRALLAERQRRQVKRHEREEHKAEPNKPEPQVALHRALASKRKELNSLVSQYARLKGVPHSHVHADLRRQCGGPKLASASQDEIDKRINTVRGWLRG, encoded by the coding sequence GTGTCCTCCTCCGCCCTGGAACACCTCTCCCCCGCTTTCCCCCAACGCGCCGCCTGGGGCACGGCGTCGTCCCTGCGCGCTTGGCAGGCACAGGCGCTGGAGCAGTACGAGCGTGACCAGCCCCGGGACTTTCTCTGTGTCGCGACCCCGGGAGCCGGCAAGACGACGTTCGCGCTGCGCGTCGCGTCCAACCTGCTGCGAACCCGCGTCGTGCAGCGCATCATCGTGGTGACCCCGACCGAGCATCTCAAGGTGCAGTGGGCCGATGCGGCCGCCCGGGTCGGCATCCAGCTCGACCCGGGCACGGGCTCGTCGTCGCGGCGCGGCAGGTCGCGGGAGTACGACGGCTCGGCAGTCACCTATGCGGGTGTCGCCGTCCGGTCGTACGTCTACGAGACGCTGTGCGGGTCGAAAGATGTGTTGGTGATCTTCGACGAGGTCCACCACGCAGGCGATTCCAAGAGCTGGGGCGAGGCCATCTCGTACGCGTTCACCAACGCGACCCGCCGCCTGTCGCTGACAGGCACCCCGTTCCGCTCCGATGACAATCCCATCCCCTTCGTCGCCTACGACGAGATCGCGCCGGGCGTCAAGCAATCGCGCCCCGACTACGCCTACGGCTATGCCGAGGCTCTCGCCGACCACGTGGTGCGCCCTGTGCTGTTCATGAACTACGGCGGCGCCATGCGCTGGCGCACCAAGTCCGGCGACGAACTCGAGGCCGACCTCGGCGTCCCCATGACGAAGGATCTGACCGCCAGCGCGTGGCGTACAGCCCTGTCCCCCACCGGGGAATGGGTCAGCGCCGTGCTCCGGGCAGCGGATCGGCGCCTGACGCAGGTGCGGCGCACCATCCCCGACGCGGGCGGCCTCGTGATCGCCACCAACCAGACCACCGCCCGCGCCTATGCCAAACTGCTCGACCAGATCACCGGGGCCAGGCCGTGTGTCGTGCTGTCGGACGACGCAAAGGCGAGCGCGCGCATCGACGCGTTCAGTGCCTCCGAGGACCGCTGGATGATCGCCGTGCGCATGGTCTCCGAGGGCGTGGACGTGCCCCGGCTCGCCGTCGGCGTGTACGCGACGGCGACGGCGACCCCGCTGTTCTTCTCACAGGCAGTGGGACGCTTCGTGCGCAGCCGCCGCCGCGGCGAGATCGCCACGGTCTTCCTGCCGACCGTACCGATCCTGCTCGCTCACGCCGCCACCATCGAGAAGCAACGCGACCACGTGCTCGGCAAGCCGAAGAACGACGAGGGCGACATCTGGGCCGAGACCGAGGCGCTCATCGAGCAGGCCAACCGGAAGGAAAGCGCCTCGGACGATCTGCTCGGCGAGTTCGAGGCGATCGAGTCACACGCGACGTTCGACCACGTGTTGTACGACTCGCAGGCCTTCGGCATGTTCGCGGAGCCGAGTTCCGCCGACGAAGCCGACTATCTCGGCCTGCCTGGTCTGCTCGAACCGAATCAGGTGCGGGCACTGCTCGCGGAACGGCAACGGCGTCAGGTCAAGCGCCACGAGCGGGAGGAGCACAAGGCCGAGCCGAACAAGCCCGAGCCACAGGTCGCGCTGCATCGCGCGCTCGCGTCCAAACGCAAGGAGCTCAACTCGTTGGTCAGCCAGTACGCCCGCCTCAAGGGCGTGCCGCACAGCCATGTGCACGCCGACCTGCGCCGGCAATGCGGCGGGCCCAAGCTCGCGTCCGCGTCCCAGGACGAGATCGACAAGCGGATCAACACCGTCCGAGGGTGGCTGCGCGGGTAG
- a CDS encoding lactate/malate family dehydrogenase, whose amino-acid sequence MAHDVVRIGIVGMGHVGPHVASALVNWGIVDELYVSDIDEDKARAECLDLTDSTAFAPRPARIFDVGADYEALTRADIIINTAGDITKVATSRDGELYGTTDIARTFVGRIAAAGFEGFWINVSNPCDVVTRLVHELSGLPASHVLGTGTSLDSARLRRAIAQKTGLSIQSVDAYMIGEHGASELAAFSQVSIAGKPLHELAAERPEQFGFSGDEVERDGVLGGYDVYNVKHCTEYGIGAAAARIAAAIVRGERAVLPASVRLDGQYGQSGFYISTPAVIGADGVEDIYELHLTDTEHERFLSSCEKVKHNYELVREHAVRVS is encoded by the coding sequence ATGGCTCATGACGTTGTGAGGATCGGAATCGTCGGAATGGGCCATGTGGGCCCGCATGTCGCGAGCGCGCTCGTCAACTGGGGCATCGTGGACGAGCTCTACGTGAGCGACATCGACGAGGACAAGGCCCGCGCCGAGTGCCTGGATCTCACCGACTCGACGGCGTTCGCTCCCCGTCCGGCCCGGATCTTCGACGTCGGAGCCGACTACGAGGCCCTCACACGAGCCGACATCATCATCAACACCGCGGGCGACATCACCAAGGTCGCGACCTCCCGGGACGGTGAACTCTACGGCACGACCGATATCGCCAGGACGTTCGTCGGGCGGATCGCCGCCGCAGGCTTCGAGGGTTTCTGGATCAACGTGTCGAATCCGTGCGATGTGGTGACACGGCTCGTCCACGAGCTGTCCGGGCTTCCGGCCAGTCATGTGCTCGGCACGGGCACTTCCCTCGACTCGGCGCGGCTGCGGCGCGCGATCGCCCAGAAGACCGGCCTGTCGATCCAGTCCGTCGACGCGTACATGATCGGCGAGCACGGGGCGAGCGAACTCGCTGCGTTCTCCCAGGTGTCCATCGCGGGCAAGCCGTTGCACGAGCTGGCGGCCGAAAGGCCCGAACAGTTCGGTTTCTCCGGGGACGAGGTCGAGCGCGACGGGGTCCTCGGCGGCTACGACGTCTACAACGTGAAGCACTGCACCGAGTACGGCATCGGTGCCGCGGCGGCAAGGATCGCCGCTGCCATCGTGCGAGGGGAGCGTGCGGTGCTGCCGGCGTCGGTTCGTCTCGATGGGCAGTACGGTCAGTCGGGCTTCTACATCTCGACGCCCGCTGTCATCGGAGCCGACGGCGTGGAGGACATCTACGAGTTGCATCTCACAGACACCGAGCACGAGCGTTTCCTCTCATCCTGCGAGAAGGTGAAGCACAACTACGAATTGGTCCGTGAGCATGCCGTACGTGTTTCCTGA
- a CDS encoding SAV_915 family protein, translated as MSKQAISDDERTIALTYLPPVVYLPCAKVSGPQGPEVEMRPLADGRVVLLAYTALDRLARSLGPNQPWIACPVDQLGAIQERLGYDTVCFDLGLPPEMWHEAEDVDE; from the coding sequence GTGAGCAAGCAGGCCATCAGCGACGACGAGCGCACCATTGCGTTGACGTATCTTCCCCCTGTGGTTTATCTGCCCTGCGCGAAGGTGTCGGGACCCCAGGGACCTGAGGTGGAGATGCGGCCGCTGGCTGACGGCCGAGTGGTGTTGCTGGCCTATACAGCGCTGGACCGGTTGGCACGAAGCCTCGGCCCGAATCAACCTTGGATCGCCTGCCCAGTCGACCAGCTCGGCGCCATCCAGGAGCGGCTCGGTTATGACACGGTCTGTTTCGACCTGGGGCTGCCGCCCGAGATGTGGCACGAAGCGGAGGACGTCGATGAGTGA
- a CDS encoding DUF2630 family protein has translation MDKNLDITGRVGSLIGEEKALRERLAAGELTASEEQARIQAIEVELDQCWDLLRQRAALKGARQNPNSARVRSADVVEGYES, from the coding sequence GTGGACAAGAACCTCGATATCACCGGCCGGGTCGGCTCGCTCATCGGCGAGGAGAAGGCGTTGCGGGAGCGGCTCGCTGCGGGCGAGTTGACCGCGAGTGAGGAGCAGGCCAGGATCCAGGCGATCGAGGTCGAACTCGATCAGTGCTGGGACCTGTTGCGGCAGCGGGCGGCGTTGAAAGGCGCGCGTCAGAACCCGAACAGCGCACGGGTACGGTCAGCGGACGTCGTCGAGGGCTACGAGAGCTGA
- a CDS encoding TraR/DksA family transcriptional regulator: MEGVPTRAGSAGVRLRSLRADAESARTAALTKLARIRSDRAGAVTDDEHDPEGPTLVYEWALAEAELAAADSSISQVDAALARITGGTYGICVDCGRLIAPARLDARPVAETCIDCARKRDRGLRS, from the coding sequence ATGGAGGGGGTCCCCACGCGGGCGGGTTCGGCGGGCGTCCGGCTTCGTTCGCTGCGTGCGGACGCCGAGTCGGCGCGCACGGCCGCGCTCACGAAGCTCGCCAGAATCCGGAGTGATCGAGCCGGCGCGGTGACCGATGACGAGCACGACCCGGAGGGGCCGACGCTCGTCTATGAGTGGGCGCTCGCAGAAGCGGAACTCGCGGCTGCCGACTCGTCGATCTCCCAGGTGGACGCGGCACTCGCCCGAATCACCGGAGGCACCTACGGGATCTGCGTGGACTGCGGGCGTCTGATCGCACCCGCGCGCCTGGACGCCCGTCCGGTCGCCGAGACGTGCATCGATTGCGCGCGGAAGCGCGATCGGGGTCTGCGGTCGTAG
- a CDS encoding DUF1697 domain-containing protein, translating into MDDWVALLRGVNVGGITIRSADLAAEFTALGFDRVRTVLASGNVTFAATGERADLKATIESALRRRFGYEAWIILALRSEVVAAVTAFPFDADDPARQPWVIFCSDDTVMRLLLEAGPGLDPAVDPVAPGPGVVYWNPVKGTTGETPFAKLIARSRFRATTTNRNLRTLRKILA; encoded by the coding sequence GTGGACGACTGGGTGGCGCTTCTGCGAGGCGTGAACGTCGGAGGGATCACGATCCGCTCGGCGGATCTGGCCGCGGAGTTCACCGCGCTCGGGTTCGATCGCGTCCGAACGGTGCTGGCGTCCGGGAACGTCACCTTCGCGGCAACGGGAGAGCGGGCGGACCTCAAGGCCACGATCGAGTCTGCGCTGCGTCGGCGCTTCGGCTACGAGGCCTGGATCATCCTGGCCCTTCGCAGTGAGGTGGTCGCGGCGGTCACAGCCTTCCCATTCGATGCCGACGACCCGGCCAGGCAGCCCTGGGTGATCTTCTGCTCGGACGACACGGTGATGCGCCTGCTTCTGGAAGCGGGTCCGGGGCTCGATCCGGCTGTGGATCCCGTCGCCCCCGGCCCCGGAGTCGTCTACTGGAATCCCGTGAAGGGCACGACCGGTGAGACCCCGTTCGCGAAGCTGATCGCCCGGTCTCGCTTCCGGGCGACCACGACCAACCGCAACCTGCGCACGCTTCGCAAGATCCTCGCGTGA
- a CDS encoding alpha/beta fold hydrolase produces MAYLRIGGVDLYSEVAGKGDPVLVLHGGFCSLESLRAQSDALVPDYQVFAFERPGHGRSADVDEEFSYARGVADTLAYLDAQGLGPVHVVGYSDGAIIGLLLALDHPERVRSLVAISANLDPSGFVGSPEAADANVLDALRIAEGRTADDPDAERMHYERLSPDGPGHAEVVLAKLLRLWTTEPRIDPAELARVVAPTLVMSGDHDTIRPDHSLLIASSIPGAQLCIVPGTTHGLVTERPELVSALIRDFLRQHTHQA; encoded by the coding sequence GTGGCATACCTTCGGATCGGCGGCGTCGATCTGTACTCGGAGGTCGCCGGCAAGGGCGATCCCGTGCTTGTGCTGCACGGGGGCTTCTGTTCGCTCGAATCTCTGCGAGCGCAATCCGACGCCCTCGTCCCCGACTATCAGGTCTTCGCGTTCGAGCGTCCAGGGCACGGGCGTTCGGCCGATGTCGACGAGGAATTCAGCTACGCGCGTGGGGTCGCCGACACGCTGGCCTATCTCGACGCACAAGGCCTCGGGCCGGTGCACGTGGTCGGCTACAGTGACGGCGCCATCATCGGGCTCCTGCTCGCTCTGGATCACCCCGAACGTGTGCGGTCGCTGGTCGCCATCAGCGCCAACCTCGATCCCTCCGGATTCGTCGGCTCGCCCGAGGCCGCTGATGCGAATGTGTTGGACGCGCTGAGGATCGCGGAGGGACGCACGGCCGACGACCCGGATGCCGAGCGGATGCACTACGAGCGTCTCTCGCCCGACGGCCCCGGGCACGCGGAGGTCGTGCTCGCCAAGCTGCTCCGCCTGTGGACCACCGAGCCGCGGATCGATCCGGCCGAACTGGCCCGCGTCGTCGCACCCACCCTGGTGATGTCGGGGGACCACGACACGATCCGGCCCGACCACAGTCTCCTGATCGCCTCGTCGATCCCGGGTGCGCAGCTGTGCATCGTGCCCGGCACGACACACGGCCTGGTCACCGAGCGCCCGGAACTGGTCAGTGCGCTCATCCGGGACTTCTTGCGCCAGCACACCCATCAGGCGTAA
- a CDS encoding Fe(3+)-hydroxamate ABC transporter permease FhuB, translated as MSALPRTEPDTEPRLPRVGLGGGVSGVAVLAGLLGVLLAAGLWHLTQGTSGVGFWDLLRYLGGAHESVGGVPVGDVLTGSRLPRLLAGVAVGFALGAAGALLQSVTRNALAAPDTLAVTAGAYFALTLVAAFGLAVPLWASSTVAFVGGLLAAALVLSLSGSAANSASTRLVLAGSAIAMALDAATAMLLILFKENTTGLYAWGNGSLAQLNIDASLRAIPVIAVVLCLALLLSRRLDVLGLGDDAASSLGVPVRSTRVVALICAVLLTGISVTLAGPIAFVGLGAPVLARLLANRVRVLRRHLFLVPACGLLGALLVIVADASVRAILGAQGATSIPTGVPTSLLGGVLIVVLALRLRDSGSSRQASQARVGPRSRRRFIVVLVVAVALLTTAVLVGVLAGSLWLRTGDIVLWLRGTAPELIGQALDERAPRVCAAVLAGAALGLAGSVVQGTARNPLAEPGVLGITAGAGLGAVIVVTSGTGGRPALILAAVAMGLGTFALITALAWRGGLLPDRFLLVGIGCGYSLSAVTTFLLLRADPWNTPRVLTWLSGTTYGRSFPDVVPVAIALSVATPVVAGMCRQLDLLAVDEDVPRVFGVRREGARLSLLTIAAVVAAVSVVAIGVVGFVGLVAPHLARALVGARHGRIVPVAMVAGGLLVCVADTLGRTLIAPSQLPAGLMMALVGAPYFVWLLHRSRA; from the coding sequence GTGAGTGCACTACCACGAACCGAGCCCGACACGGAGCCGCGACTGCCCCGCGTCGGGCTCGGTGGCGGTGTCAGCGGAGTCGCCGTGCTGGCCGGCCTGCTCGGTGTGCTCCTCGCCGCCGGGCTCTGGCACCTGACACAGGGCACGTCCGGCGTGGGGTTCTGGGACCTGCTCCGGTACCTCGGCGGGGCACACGAGAGCGTCGGAGGCGTCCCCGTCGGGGATGTGCTGACCGGATCGCGCCTGCCGCGTCTGCTCGCCGGTGTCGCGGTCGGCTTCGCGCTCGGCGCGGCCGGTGCCCTGCTGCAGTCGGTGACGCGCAACGCGCTCGCCGCACCGGACACCCTCGCGGTCACCGCCGGGGCGTATTTCGCGCTCACGCTGGTCGCGGCGTTCGGTCTCGCCGTGCCGCTGTGGGCGTCCAGCACCGTCGCCTTCGTCGGCGGCCTGCTCGCGGCGGCACTCGTGCTGTCGCTGTCCGGCAGCGCGGCGAACAGTGCCTCGACACGGCTCGTCCTCGCCGGGTCGGCCATCGCGATGGCTCTCGATGCGGCCACCGCGATGCTGCTGATCCTGTTCAAGGAGAACACGACAGGTCTGTACGCCTGGGGGAACGGATCGCTCGCGCAGCTGAACATCGACGCGTCCCTGCGCGCGATACCGGTCATCGCCGTCGTGTTGTGCCTTGCCCTCCTGCTGTCCCGGCGGCTCGACGTGCTCGGCCTCGGCGACGACGCCGCGTCCTCGCTCGGTGTGCCTGTCCGCTCGACTCGCGTCGTGGCGCTGATCTGCGCCGTCCTCCTGACGGGCATCTCCGTGACGCTCGCGGGGCCCATCGCCTTCGTCGGGTTGGGCGCACCCGTGCTGGCACGCCTCCTCGCGAACCGGGTTCGGGTGCTACGCCGGCACCTGTTCCTCGTCCCGGCGTGCGGACTGCTCGGCGCACTGCTGGTGATCGTCGCGGACGCCTCGGTGCGGGCGATACTCGGCGCGCAGGGCGCCACGTCGATCCCGACGGGTGTGCCCACCTCTTTGCTGGGCGGCGTCCTGATCGTGGTTCTCGCGCTGCGTCTGCGCGACTCGGGATCGTCCCGGCAGGCATCACAGGCGCGGGTCGGGCCACGGTCACGACGGCGCTTCATCGTCGTCCTGGTCGTCGCGGTGGCGCTGTTGACCACTGCGGTACTGGTCGGCGTCCTCGCCGGGAGCCTGTGGCTGCGCACCGGCGACATCGTGCTGTGGCTCCGAGGCACCGCACCGGAGCTGATCGGCCAGGCGCTCGACGAACGAGCCCCGCGCGTTTGCGCCGCCGTCCTCGCCGGCGCGGCGCTCGGCCTGGCGGGGAGCGTCGTTCAGGGCACGGCCCGCAATCCGCTGGCCGAACCGGGCGTGCTGGGCATCACCGCGGGTGCCGGCCTGGGGGCGGTGATCGTCGTGACCTCGGGCACGGGCGGACGGCCGGCACTCATCCTCGCGGCAGTGGCGATGGGCCTGGGCACCTTCGCACTCATCACCGCTCTGGCCTGGCGCGGCGGCCTCCTCCCCGACCGGTTCCTGCTCGTCGGCATAGGCTGCGGGTACAGTCTCAGTGCGGTCACCACCTTCCTCCTCCTGCGCGCCGACCCGTGGAACACCCCGCGCGTCCTCACGTGGCTCTCCGGCACGACCTACGGCCGTTCCTTTCCCGATGTGGTGCCGGTAGCGATCGCGTTGTCGGTCGCTACCCCCGTGGTGGCAGGTATGTGCCGCCAACTCGATCTGCTCGCCGTCGACGAGGACGTACCGCGCGTCTTCGGCGTCCGCCGCGAGGGCGCTCGGCTGTCGCTCCTGACGATCGCCGCGGTGGTCGCAGCCGTGAGCGTGGTCGCGATCGGCGTCGTGGGCTTCGTCGGGCTCGTCGCTCCCCACCTCGCCCGAGCCCTGGTGGGCGCGCGGCACGGACGCATCGTCCCGGTCGCGATGGTGGCAGGTGGCCTGCTCGTCTGCGTCGCGGACACGCTCGGCCGCACGCTCATCGCGCCGTCACAGCTTCCGGCCGGGCTCATGATGGCCCTTGTCGGCGCGCCCTACTTCGTCTGGCTCTTGCACCGGTCCCGAGCGTGA
- a CDS encoding iron-siderophore ABC transporter substrate-binding protein, with amino-acid sequence MIPLKRMAATAATLTAVVWSVTACGTTSVDDAATGAAASPVSQSCAEDTTTTSTGPVSMTDGVGRQVELDKPAERIAVLEWQQIEDALTLCVAPVAVADAEGYSTYVSAETLPEGVTDVGQRGEPDLDTLYATNPDLIIVEAFSADDELIAQLEERGVPVLATVGADASGQIENMKNVFSMIAEATGRTERAEQVLQQFDDHLADAKAQVATVDLPTTDFLFFDGWIEGSNLVIRPYGKGALFTELGEELGLTSAWTDEIDAAYGSGGVDPAYGLAQTDIEGLTAVGNANLFYSDDATADSYVTELEKSSIWTSLPAVQEGRAHAFPAGVWGAGGPLSNEQAIDAYVDILTQG; translated from the coding sequence ATGATCCCCCTCAAGCGCATGGCGGCAACCGCCGCGACGCTCACAGCCGTCGTCTGGTCGGTCACGGCCTGCGGCACCACGAGCGTCGACGACGCCGCGACCGGCGCGGCTGCCTCGCCCGTGTCGCAAAGCTGTGCCGAGGACACGACGACGACGTCGACAGGCCCGGTGTCGATGACCGACGGAGTCGGACGCCAGGTGGAGCTCGACAAACCCGCCGAACGCATCGCGGTGCTGGAATGGCAGCAGATCGAGGACGCGCTCACACTGTGCGTCGCCCCTGTCGCGGTCGCCGACGCGGAAGGCTACAGCACCTACGTGAGCGCGGAGACACTGCCAGAGGGTGTCACGGACGTCGGGCAGCGGGGCGAACCCGACCTCGACACGCTCTACGCCACGAACCCCGATCTCATCATCGTGGAGGCGTTCAGCGCCGACGACGAACTCATCGCCCAGCTCGAAGAGCGTGGCGTGCCCGTGCTCGCCACCGTTGGGGCGGACGCCTCCGGCCAGATCGAGAACATGAAGAACGTCTTCTCGATGATCGCCGAGGCGACCGGTCGCACCGAACGCGCCGAGCAGGTGCTGCAGCAGTTCGACGACCATCTCGCCGACGCAAAAGCGCAGGTCGCCACCGTCGACCTGCCGACGACCGACTTCCTGTTCTTCGACGGTTGGATCGAGGGCAGCAACCTCGTCATCCGTCCCTACGGGAAGGGCGCCCTGTTCACCGAACTCGGCGAGGAACTCGGGTTGACCTCCGCGTGGACCGACGAGATCGACGCGGCCTACGGCAGCGGCGGCGTCGACCCCGCCTACGGCCTGGCGCAGACCGACATCGAGGGGCTGACCGCCGTGGGCAACGCCAATCTGTTCTACTCGGACGACGCCACGGCCGACAGCTACGTCACGGAGTTGGAGAAGAGTTCGATCTGGACATCGCTCCCGGCCGTGCAGGAGGGCCGCGCACACGCCTTCCCGGCCGGGGTCTGGGGGGCCGGTGGGCCGTTGTCGAACGAGCAGGCCATCGACGCCTACGTCGACATCCTCACCCAGGGGTGA
- a CDS encoding ABC transporter ATP-binding protein: MTMTRALHARPDRVPTDPAEWSRTIPAAALSGDRLVLCYGKTVVVDGVSLALEPGRVTALVGPNGSGKSTLLRSLARLHRVGDGEVRLGDRDGHPGRAVSLLSARQFAREVTLFSQSRPAPQGLTVAEVTAFGRHPYRRGFAGLSAEDRRAIDHAMAVTGVQDMADRAVGELSGGEMQRVWLAACLAQDTGVVLLDEPTNHLDLRYQIETLDLVRDLADEHGVAVGIVLHDLDHAARVADTLLLIDAGRVHAAGSPIEVLTAKNISEVYQIGVDVTVDPRTGRLRIDPVGRHPVPNRNGVSAPSTTRIGKDPA; encoded by the coding sequence ATGACCATGACGCGAGCGCTGCACGCCCGGCCCGACCGAGTGCCGACCGACCCCGCCGAGTGGTCCCGGACGATTCCGGCGGCCGCTCTGAGCGGCGACCGGTTGGTGCTGTGCTACGGGAAGACGGTGGTGGTCGACGGTGTCTCGCTGGCCCTGGAACCCGGCCGCGTGACCGCTCTGGTCGGGCCGAACGGCAGCGGGAAGTCCACCCTGCTGCGCTCGCTCGCCCGGCTGCACCGCGTGGGCGACGGCGAGGTGAGGCTCGGAGACCGCGACGGACACCCGGGCCGCGCGGTGTCGCTGCTCAGCGCGCGGCAGTTCGCGCGAGAGGTCACCTTGTTCTCCCAGTCACGGCCCGCGCCACAAGGACTGACGGTGGCCGAGGTCACGGCGTTCGGGCGCCATCCCTACCGGCGCGGCTTCGCGGGACTGTCCGCCGAGGACCGGCGCGCGATCGACCACGCGATGGCCGTCACCGGAGTTCAGGACATGGCGGACCGCGCGGTCGGGGAGTTGTCCGGCGGGGAGATGCAGCGCGTGTGGCTCGCCGCCTGCCTGGCCCAGGACACCGGTGTCGTCCTGCTGGACGAACCCACGAACCATCTCGACCTGCGATACCAGATCGAGACCCTCGACCTCGTGCGGGATCTCGCCGACGAGCACGGTGTCGCCGTCGGGATCGTCCTGCACGATCTCGATCACGCCGCACGCGTCGCCGACACGCTGCTCCTGATCGACGCGGGACGCGTCCACGCCGCGGGAAGCCCGATCGAGGTGCTCACCGCGAAGAACATCAGCGAGGTCTACCAGATCGGCGTCGACGTCACCGTGGATCCCCGGACCGGCCGCCTCCGCATCGATCCTGTCGGACGGCATCCCGTCCCCAACCGGAACGGGGTCTCGGCCCCGTCCACCACCCGCATCGGAAAGGACCCTGCATGA